The following coding sequences lie in one Longimicrobiaceae bacterium genomic window:
- the murG gene encoding undecaprenyldiphospho-muramoylpentapeptide beta-N-acetylglucosaminyltransferase, with protein MSDTSPTPLAETIPAEVEEVVPPQPSLEPEPTAVAPGPVPRVLFAGGGTGGHLYPALALAEAFQRLDPRAEVYFVGAQRGVEARVLPERGVPHTLLPFEPIRREQPWRNWVLVPSLFRSMTGLARVFREFKPNLVVGTGGYASGPAVASALLRGVPAAVQEQNSYPGLVTRLVDGRVRQLHLAFPEARKHLKPGAKTEVFEFGNPIRPPDPSIDRADARARFGLSAEGTVGLIVGGSQGARPVNEALLAALNGVAAGKLPAPPADFQLLWATGPAHYESVAARLDATGAASWVHAFPYIQNMPGALAAADFAVSRAGAMALAELCAWGIPMVLVPLPHAAANHQHHNAVALEQAGAAAVVNEPELGSGKLWTEILSLANDPARRARLAAASRARGIPDAADRIVAQLIRLAVSR; from the coding sequence ATGAGCGACACCAGCCCCACGCCGCTCGCCGAGACCATCCCGGCCGAGGTGGAAGAGGTCGTACCGCCACAGCCCTCGCTGGAGCCGGAGCCCACGGCGGTCGCGCCCGGCCCGGTTCCGCGCGTGCTCTTCGCGGGCGGCGGCACCGGCGGGCACCTGTACCCGGCCCTCGCCCTGGCGGAAGCGTTCCAGCGGCTGGACCCGCGCGCCGAGGTCTACTTCGTGGGCGCCCAGCGCGGCGTGGAAGCGCGCGTGCTGCCGGAGCGCGGCGTGCCCCACACGCTGCTGCCGTTCGAGCCCATCCGGCGCGAGCAGCCCTGGCGCAACTGGGTGCTCGTCCCCTCGCTCTTCCGGTCGATGACGGGCCTGGCGCGCGTGTTCCGCGAGTTCAAGCCCAACCTCGTGGTCGGCACGGGCGGCTACGCGAGCGGCCCCGCCGTCGCCTCCGCCCTGCTGCGTGGCGTGCCCGCGGCGGTGCAGGAGCAGAACTCGTATCCCGGCCTCGTCACGCGCCTGGTGGACGGCCGCGTGCGCCAGCTCCACCTCGCCTTCCCGGAGGCGCGCAAGCACCTGAAGCCGGGCGCGAAGACCGAGGTGTTCGAGTTCGGCAACCCCATCCGTCCGCCCGACCCGTCCATCGACCGGGCGGACGCGCGGGCGCGCTTCGGCCTCTCCGCGGAGGGCACCGTCGGCCTCATCGTCGGCGGCAGCCAGGGCGCGCGCCCGGTGAACGAGGCGCTGCTCGCGGCGCTCAACGGCGTCGCCGCGGGCAAGCTCCCCGCGCCGCCGGCGGACTTCCAGCTGCTGTGGGCCACGGGACCCGCGCACTACGAGAGCGTCGCCGCGCGGCTGGACGCGACCGGCGCCGCGAGCTGGGTGCACGCCTTCCCGTACATCCAGAACATGCCGGGCGCCCTTGCCGCCGCGGACTTCGCCGTGTCGCGCGCCGGTGCCATGGCGCTGGCCGAGCTGTGCGCGTGGGGGATCCCGATGGTGCTCGTCCCGCTGCCGCACGCCGCCGCCAACCACCAGCACCACAACGCGGTCGCGCTGGAGCAGGCGGGCGCCGCTGCGGTCGTGAACGAGCCGGAGCTGGGCAGCGGCAAGCTGTGGACGGAGATCCTGTCGCTTGCGAACGATCCTGCCCGCCGCGCGCGCTTGGCTGCCGCCTCCCGCGCCCGCGGCATCCCCGACGCGGCGGACCGCATCGTCGCCCAGCTCATCCGCCTCGCGGTGAGCCGGTGA
- a CDS encoding putative peptidoglycan glycosyltransferase FtsW encodes MKALARKPKRPADLPQELAPVLDRPRSSATPPRCASALPASPDAWEGRALILLTLAAFSFGVIELYSASSFMAAYDGLPGYYFAVKQISGAVMGFVLAAVLSRVDYRNWEKLAWPMLIAVMVMLVVIVMPGTNAIAPRINGARRWLNLGIMFQPSEFAKLAVIVWTAAMAVKKQDRLHSMSKGLMPFLVVWLAVILLVFREPNLSAALLIALLGALVLFAGGARIGHFILLGMGAVPLVWHSITHEGYRMRRIAAFLSPESDPAGVSYQIYQSLIAIGSGGLGGTGFGGSRQKFGFLPEANNDFLFSMISEEWGIFGIVFVVALFAAFMLVGYRIAARAPDGFGYLVAIGMTNVIAVAAFLHMAVAMALLPTTGVALPFMSSGLSALLTSFAAVGILLNVARAGREKRA; translated from the coding sequence GTGAAGGCCCTCGCCCGCAAGCCCAAGCGCCCGGCCGACCTGCCGCAGGAGCTGGCGCCCGTGCTCGACCGTCCGCGGTCGTCCGCCACGCCGCCACGCTGCGCGTCCGCCCTCCCCGCCTCGCCCGACGCGTGGGAGGGGCGCGCGCTGATCCTGCTCACGCTCGCCGCCTTCTCGTTCGGCGTGATCGAGCTGTACAGCGCCAGCAGCTTCATGGCCGCGTACGACGGCCTGCCGGGCTACTACTTCGCCGTGAAGCAGATCAGCGGCGCGGTGATGGGCTTCGTCCTCGCCGCCGTTCTCTCGCGGGTCGACTACCGGAACTGGGAGAAGCTCGCCTGGCCGATGCTCATCGCCGTCATGGTGATGCTGGTGGTGATCGTGATGCCGGGGACGAACGCCATCGCGCCCCGCATCAACGGCGCGCGCCGCTGGCTGAACCTGGGCATCATGTTCCAGCCCAGCGAGTTCGCCAAGCTGGCCGTGATCGTGTGGACCGCGGCGATGGCGGTCAAGAAGCAGGACCGGCTGCATTCCATGAGCAAGGGCCTCATGCCCTTCCTGGTGGTCTGGCTCGCCGTGATCCTGCTCGTGTTCCGCGAGCCCAACCTGTCGGCGGCGCTGCTCATCGCCCTGCTGGGTGCGCTGGTGCTGTTCGCGGGCGGGGCGCGCATCGGCCACTTCATCCTTCTGGGCATGGGCGCCGTGCCGCTGGTGTGGCACTCCATCACGCACGAGGGCTACCGCATGCGGCGGATCGCGGCGTTCCTCTCGCCCGAGTCGGATCCCGCAGGAGTGAGCTACCAGATCTACCAGTCGCTCATCGCCATCGGCAGCGGCGGGCTGGGCGGCACGGGCTTCGGCGGTAGCAGGCAGAAGTTCGGCTTCCTGCCCGAGGCGAACAACGATTTCCTCTTCTCCATGATCTCGGAGGAGTGGGGCATCTTCGGCATCGTCTTCGTCGTCGCGCTCTTCGCCGCGTTCATGCTCGTGGGCTACCGCATCGCCGCGAGGGCGCCGGACGGATTCGGCTACCTGGTCGCCATCGGGATGACGAACGTGATCGCCGTCGCCGCCTTCCTGCACATGGCCGTGGCGATGGCGCTGCTGCCCACCACGGGCGTGGCGCTGCCGTTCATGTCGTCTGGCCTGAGCGCGCTGCTCACCTCGTTCGCGGCCGTGGGCATCCTACTCAACGTCGCCCGTGCCGGGCGGGAGAAGCGCGCATGA